A stretch of Arachis hypogaea cultivar Tifrunner chromosome 15, arahy.Tifrunner.gnm2.J5K5, whole genome shotgun sequence DNA encodes these proteins:
- the LOC112750712 gene encoding protein KINESIN LIGHT CHAIN-RELATED 3 — protein MPGIVTNGVHEDGETNEMNGNQSPSKENLTSVKSPRSSRSPPRHESSSQHHPADRVVEVEPSIEQLYENVCDMQSSDQSPSRRSFGSDADESRIDSELHHLVGGRMREVEIMEEEVEEEVEKEKRQRGNSSGEMSSRASSVSNDKKLDVNPEIQSATTSSVSSEKSVKTSNPPLGAEASQKSRPKGKSMAKSPAKSPAKSPAKPATKPPASPKPVRGVTGVKKANNSPLKKLVSNSRSDSAQSVLVNPERAPILLKQARNLILSGDNPQKALELALQALRLFENFSDEKPSLELVMCLHVTAAIYCNLGQYNEAIPMLERSIEIPVIDEGQEHALAKFAGYMQLGDTYAMLGQLENSIMCYTTGFEIQRQVLGETDPRVGETCRYVAEANVQAVQFDEAERLCQMALDIHKANSLAPSLEEAADRRLMALICETKGNHEAALEHLVLASMAMAANGQEVDVAAVDCSIGDTYLSLSRYDEAICSYQKALTIFKTYKGENHPAVGTVFVRLADLYNRTGKLRESKSYCESALKIYENPMAGVPPEEIASGFTNVSTIYESMNEPEQALKLLRKALEIYNDTPGQQSTIAGIEAQIGVMHYMMGNYAESYSTFKNAISKFRAIGEKRSAFFGIVLNQMGLACVQRYALSEATTLFEEAKDVLEHEYGPYHPDTLGVYSNLAGTYDAVGRLEDAIQLLEYVVGMREEKLGTANPDVDEEKRRLNELLKEAGRVRSTKARSLETLLEANPPPSVNNLVINA, from the exons ATGCCGGGAATTGTTACGAATGGAGTTCATGAAGATGGGGAGACTAATGAGATGAATGGGAATCAGTCACCCTCAAAGGAAAACTTGACTTCTGTCAAGTCTCCAAGGAGTTCCCGAAGTCCTCCAAGACATGAAAGTTCCAGTCAGCATCATCCGGCTGATCGGGTGGTTGAGGTTGAGCCCTCGATCGAGCAGCTTTATGAAAATGTTTGTGACATGCAGAGTTCGGATCAGTCACCATCAAGACGAAGTTTTGGATCTGATGCCGATGAGTCTAGAATTGATTCGGAGTTGCACCATTTAGTTGGTGGAAGGATGAGGGAAGTGGAGATAATggaggaggaagtggaagaggaaGTGGAAAAGGAAAAGAGGCAGCGAGGTAATTCTAGTGGTGAAATGTCTTCTAGGGCCAGTAGTGTATCCAATGATAAGAAATTGGATGTGAATCCTGAGATCCAATCTGCAACCACAAGTTCTGTTTCTTCAGAAAAATCAGTCAAAACATCAAACCCGCCATTGGGCGCCGAAGCTTCACAAAAATCAAGACCCAAGGGAAAAAGTATGGCAAAATCTCCTGCAAAGTCTCCTGCAAAATCTCCTGCCAAACCTGCCACCAAACCTCCTGCTAGCCCTAAACCAGTTAGAGGAGTTACTGGGGTGAAGAAAGCGAACAATTCTCCACTGAAAAAGTTGGTTTCGAATAGCCGATCTGATTCAGCTCAGTCGGTGCTGGTTAATCCAGAGAGGGCACCAATATTGCTGAAACAAGCAAGAAATCTGATTTTGTCTGGGGATAATCCACAGAAAGCTCTTGAATTAGCTCTACAAGCACTGAGACTGTTCGAGAATTTCAGTGATGAGAAACCTAGTTTGGAGCTGGTTATGTGTTTACATGTTACGGCAGCAATATACTGCAACTTGGGTCAATATAATGAGGCAATTCCAATGCTTGAGCGCTCAATTGAGATTCCTGTTATCGACGAAGGTCAAGAGCATGCTCTTGCTAAATTTGCCGGTTACATGCAGCTAGGTGACACCTATGCTATGCTGGGTCAGCTTGAAAATTCAATTATGTGTTACACAACAGGTTTTGAAATCCAGAGACAGGTTCTTGGGGAAACAGACCCAAGAGTTGGTGAAACTTGTCGGTATGTGGCGGAAGCTAATGTGCAAGCAGTGCAATTTGATGAAGCTGAAAGGCTATGCCAAATGGCTCTTGACATTCATAAAGCAAATAGTTTGGCCCCATCTCTTGAAGAGGCTGCTGATAGGCGGCTCATGGCCCTTATATGTGAAACAAAGGGAAACCACGAAGCGGCTCTTGAGCATCTTGTTTTAGCCAGCATGGCAATGGCAGCAAATGGCCAAGAAGTAGATGTAGCAGCTGTTGACTGCAGTATTGGAGACACATACTTATCCTTGTCACGATACGACGAGGCTATTTGTTCTTATCAAAAAGCGTTAACAATTTTCAAGACCTACAAAGGAGAGAATCATCCAGCTGTGGGAACAGTCTTTGTGCGCTTGGCAGATTTGTACAACAGGACAGGAAAGTTAAGggaatcaaaatcatattgtgaGAGTGCACTCAAGATATACGAGAATCCAATGGCTGGAGTTCCTCCAGAGGAGATTGCTAGTGGTTTTACAAATGTTTCAACTATCTATGAGTCGATGAATGAGCCCGAGCAGGCACTCAAGCTACTGAGGAAGGCACTGGAGATATACAATGACACCCCCGGTCAACAAAGTACAATTGCAGGGATTGAAGCTCAAATTGGGGTAATGCACTACATGATGGGGAACTATGCCGAGTCTTACAGTACTTTTAAGAATGCTATCTCCAAGTTCCGTGCTATTGGAGAGAAGAGATCAGCATTCTTCGGTATTGTCCTTAATCAAATGGGACTTGCTTGTGTGCAGCGGTACGCCTTAAGCGAGGCTACAACTTTATTTGAAGAAGCAAAGGATGTTTTGGAGCATGAGTATGGACCATATCATCCTGACACTCTTGGGGTATATAGTAATCTTGCTGGAACCTATGATGCAGTTGGCAG GCTGGAGGATGCAATTCAGCTTCTGGA